In the genome of Terribacillus sp. FSL K6-0262, one region contains:
- a CDS encoding SDR family oxidoreductase, whose product MEADNKTMLITGASSGLGRELAAQAAACGYRLLLTARSEERLKQLAAELNDRFHIDVTVYPADLSDPDNWRAALQRMLRENRRIDVLINNAGVGYFRHFTDTDAMQMETTMRVNSMAAMEAAAAILPAMLERGSGHLIMIGSMAGKVATPKASVYGASKHAIIGFSNGLRQELRPNGIKVTTVNLGPMDTNFFDTADPSGRYREASAHYMLQPEKVARKVIAYVGKNKREINMPGWMGIGSKLYQLMPGLAEKLLGGQFGKK is encoded by the coding sequence ATGGAAGCAGACAATAAAACCATGTTGATCACCGGGGCTTCAAGCGGGCTTGGGCGGGAATTGGCTGCCCAAGCCGCTGCTTGCGGCTATCGCTTGCTTTTGACCGCAAGATCCGAAGAAAGGCTGAAGCAGCTGGCTGCCGAGCTTAATGATCGATTTCACATCGATGTAACTGTCTATCCTGCGGACTTGAGTGATCCTGACAATTGGCGGGCTGCCCTTCAGCGCATGCTGCGGGAGAATCGACGTATCGATGTATTGATCAACAATGCAGGTGTCGGTTATTTCAGGCATTTTACTGATACAGATGCCATGCAGATGGAAACGACGATGCGTGTCAATTCCATGGCAGCTATGGAGGCCGCAGCAGCTATCCTCCCGGCAATGCTGGAGCGGGGGAGCGGCCATTTGATCATGATTGGTTCGATGGCTGGAAAAGTAGCCACTCCGAAAGCTAGCGTCTATGGAGCGAGTAAACATGCCATCATCGGCTTCAGCAATGGACTGCGGCAGGAGCTGAGGCCGAATGGGATCAAAGTGACAACGGTGAATCTGGGGCCGATGGATACGAACTTCTTTGATACCGCCGACCCAAGCGGACGCTACCGTGAAGCGAGTGCCCATTATATGCTGCAGCCCGAAAAAGTAGCACGTAAAGTGATTGCTTATGTTGGGAAAAACAAGCGTGAGATCAATATGCCAGGCTGGATGGGCATCGGCAGCAAGCTGTACCAGCTTATGCCTGGATTGGCCGAGAAACTGCTTGGCGGTCAGTTCGGCAAGAAATGA
- a CDS encoding NUDIX hydrolase encodes MKKFEEKTIETSSIYEGKVISLSVDTVSLPDGNTSKRELIKHPGAVAIIPVTKEGKIIFVEQYRKALEKSIIEIPAGKLEPGEAPEVTAVRELEEETGYTAKKLKKLGSFYTSPGFADELLHVYEADDIELLPERVAGDEDEFVELMELSLEEAEALAAEERIHDAKTMYALLHLRLKRAGK; translated from the coding sequence ATGAAGAAATTCGAAGAAAAAACGATCGAGACATCTTCCATATATGAGGGCAAGGTCATTTCCTTGAGTGTGGATACAGTTTCCTTGCCGGACGGTAATACATCCAAGCGGGAATTGATCAAGCATCCCGGGGCGGTTGCAATCATCCCGGTAACGAAGGAGGGGAAAATCATATTTGTCGAGCAATACCGGAAAGCACTCGAGAAATCGATCATCGAAATCCCTGCAGGTAAACTGGAGCCTGGCGAAGCACCGGAAGTGACCGCTGTCAGGGAGCTTGAGGAGGAGACAGGCTATACTGCCAAAAAGCTGAAGAAGCTCGGTTCTTTCTACACCTCCCCAGGTTTTGCCGATGAATTGCTCCATGTATACGAAGCAGATGATATCGAACTTTTGCCTGAGAGGGTCGCCGGTGATGAGGACGAATTCGTCGAACTGATGGAATTGTCATTGGAGGAAGCGGAAGCACTCGCAGCCGAAGAGCGGATCCATGATGCGAAAACGATGTACGCCCTGCTTCACCTGCGTCTGAAACGCGCAGGAAAGTAA
- a CDS encoding M20/M25/M40 family metallo-hydrolase, with product MKQWQTKDELLALLTELVEIESITGSPEEIRFPEHIHALLEHKSYFQRHPDHLQLHPLKDGRQLLTALVKKTDKKDTIILLSHFDVVGTEDFGTFKHLATKVQELTAAYRKGEVELPAAVKTEIQQGEWVFGRGTMDMKAGLAIHLSMLERAMDDAFDGNILLLTVPDEEVNSAGMLRALEILQQLQRAEDLVFKLCLNGEPVFSKYPGDTGNYLYSGSIGKVLPGFFCYGKETHVGEPFGGLNANLMISYLSQELELQESFIEEVDGEVTPPPVSLMLRDLKETYSVQTPVSAVTMYNVLFLEQSIQEINLKLKQAMERAARKIESHYQHKASLSAARSNNFQPAAFQIKTMSYEELYAYAVNRFGRAEVERRQNRLVTTRKEGDRDFSTKLVKELVSMCHELAPVIVLFYSPPFYPAVSSKNDPYVRRLIAAIQSEAKSSIAAELTEVQFFPGLSDSSFIGKPTSQTAIQDLIQNMPLQQKGFTLPADLMEGLQMPVLHLGPYGKDAHQWTERLEVTYSFGKLPDLMEKAIRYALRA from the coding sequence ATGAAACAATGGCAAACGAAGGATGAATTGCTCGCATTGCTGACAGAGCTTGTCGAAATCGAGAGTATCACGGGCTCTCCTGAAGAAATCCGCTTTCCGGAACATATTCATGCACTCCTCGAACATAAGTCCTACTTCCAGCGCCATCCGGATCACCTGCAGCTTCATCCATTGAAGGACGGTCGCCAGCTCCTTACAGCACTTGTAAAGAAAACTGACAAAAAGGATACCATCATCCTGCTTAGTCATTTTGATGTTGTCGGGACGGAGGATTTCGGTACGTTCAAACATCTCGCCACCAAGGTGCAGGAGCTGACTGCTGCTTATCGGAAGGGGGAAGTGGAACTGCCTGCCGCGGTCAAAACCGAAATCCAGCAGGGAGAATGGGTTTTCGGCAGGGGGACGATGGATATGAAAGCTGGTTTGGCTATCCATCTTTCCATGCTCGAACGTGCGATGGATGATGCATTCGACGGCAATATCCTCTTGCTGACCGTACCGGATGAAGAAGTGAATTCAGCTGGTATGCTGCGTGCCCTCGAAATACTGCAGCAGCTGCAGAGAGCGGAAGACCTAGTATTTAAATTATGCTTGAACGGGGAACCTGTGTTCAGCAAATACCCAGGGGATACCGGTAACTATCTGTACAGCGGATCCATCGGCAAAGTACTGCCCGGTTTTTTCTGCTATGGCAAAGAAACACATGTCGGGGAACCTTTTGGCGGTCTCAATGCCAACTTGATGATCAGTTATTTATCGCAGGAGCTGGAATTGCAGGAATCCTTCATCGAAGAAGTGGATGGGGAAGTGACGCCGCCTCCGGTGAGCCTCATGCTGCGGGACCTGAAGGAGACGTATTCTGTGCAGACTCCCGTTTCTGCAGTGACCATGTACAACGTCTTATTCCTGGAGCAGTCGATCCAGGAAATCAATCTCAAATTGAAACAAGCAATGGAGCGGGCGGCCCGGAAAATTGAAAGTCATTATCAGCATAAAGCCAGTCTGTCTGCTGCAAGATCGAATAATTTTCAGCCTGCAGCCTTTCAAATAAAGACGATGTCTTATGAAGAGCTTTATGCGTATGCCGTCAATCGCTTCGGCAGGGCCGAGGTGGAGCGGAGACAGAATCGGCTCGTGACGACGAGGAAGGAAGGAGACCGGGATTTCTCCACCAAGCTAGTCAAGGAGCTGGTTAGCATGTGTCACGAGCTTGCGCCAGTCATTGTCCTGTTTTACAGCCCGCCGTTCTATCCGGCCGTCTCTTCCAAAAACGACCCTTATGTACGCCGATTGATTGCTGCCATCCAGTCTGAAGCAAAGTCCAGCATTGCTGCGGAATTGACAGAAGTGCAGTTCTTCCCGGGTCTGTCAGATTCCAGCTTCATCGGCAAGCCGACTTCCCAGACGGCAATACAGGACCTGATACAGAATATGCCGCTGCAGCAGAAAGGTTTTACTTTGCCGGCCGACTTGATGGAAGGGCTGCAGATGCCGGTTTTGCATTTGGGACCATATGGAAAGGATGCGCATCAGTGGACAGAACGCCTGGAAGTGACCTATAGTTTTGGCAAACTGCCCGACTTGATGGAAAAAGCCATCCGGTATGCGCTCCGTGCTTAG
- the namA gene encoding NADPH dehydrogenase NamA, protein MATPKLFQPITYKNCTLKNRIVVSPMCMYAVEEKDGKATPFHITHYESRAIGQAGLVFVESTAVTPEGRISDQDLGIWSDEQVEGLRTISSRIQAHGAKSGIQLGHAGRKSKAADPIVAPSNLPWDEESAAPEALTVNKINDLVDAYRKAAARAKQAGFDVIEIHAAHGYLINQFLSPLTNKRIDSYGGARENRYRFLREVLDAVKEVWDGPLFVRISAEEYAEGGNSINDFIYFSIEMKRQGVDLIDCSTGGVVPQGPSAVYPGYQVVHAERIRKHALVDTAAVGLITNGQMAEEILQNERADLVFIARAMLRNPYWPLEAAEQLNYRLEAPVPYKRGW, encoded by the coding sequence ATGGCTACACCTAAATTATTTCAACCTATCACATATAAGAACTGCACCTTGAAAAATCGCATTGTCGTCTCGCCAATGTGCATGTATGCCGTCGAAGAAAAAGACGGTAAAGCCACGCCTTTCCATATCACCCATTACGAGAGCAGGGCAATCGGACAAGCCGGGCTCGTGTTTGTGGAATCTACTGCAGTGACACCGGAAGGACGGATTTCCGATCAGGATCTTGGCATTTGGTCCGATGAACAAGTGGAAGGTCTCCGGACGATCAGCAGCAGGATTCAGGCCCACGGTGCAAAAAGCGGCATCCAGCTCGGTCACGCCGGCAGGAAATCAAAAGCGGCGGATCCAATCGTTGCACCGAGCAATTTGCCGTGGGATGAGGAATCTGCCGCTCCGGAGGCGCTGACCGTAAATAAAATAAACGATTTGGTCGATGCATATCGCAAAGCAGCAGCACGGGCCAAGCAAGCAGGATTCGACGTGATCGAAATCCACGCCGCTCATGGCTATCTGATCAATCAATTCCTCTCCCCGCTGACTAATAAGCGGATCGATTCCTATGGCGGTGCACGTGAAAACCGCTATCGCTTCCTGCGGGAAGTACTTGATGCAGTGAAAGAAGTGTGGGACGGTCCATTATTTGTCCGTATTTCGGCAGAAGAATATGCCGAGGGCGGCAATAGCATCAACGATTTCATTTATTTCAGCATTGAAATGAAGCGGCAAGGGGTCGATTTGATCGACTGCAGTACAGGCGGTGTCGTTCCCCAAGGGCCGTCCGCTGTCTACCCTGGCTACCAGGTGGTCCATGCGGAGAGGATCCGAAAGCATGCCCTTGTCGATACGGCAGCTGTAGGCTTGATTACGAATGGCCAAATGGCTGAGGAAATCCTGCAAAATGAACGTGCCGATCTTGTCTTCATCGCACGCGCCATGCTGCGGAACCCGTATTGGCCGCTCGAAGCAGCCGAACAGCTGAACTATAGATTGGAAGCACCGGTCCCGTACAAGCGAGGCTGGTGA
- a CDS encoding iron-sulfur cluster biosynthesis family protein, with protein MKLTITEAALEKIQALQDEAHRYIVLYYDTVGVGCKVNGIPTVRLAEQPRAHDIVVESGTIPALVDEQQEVYFAEEVKLDFSNNVFRLSSKEGYLNALIPQAHLTHTDFLDRNAEAGRGDSC; from the coding sequence ATGAAACTGACAATCACTGAAGCTGCTTTGGAAAAAATACAAGCATTGCAGGATGAGGCGCATCGGTATATCGTTTTGTATTATGATACAGTCGGAGTCGGCTGCAAGGTTAATGGAATACCGACGGTGCGGCTTGCGGAACAACCGCGTGCGCATGATATCGTGGTGGAAAGCGGGACGATTCCTGCATTGGTGGACGAGCAGCAGGAAGTATATTTTGCGGAAGAAGTGAAACTTGATTTCAGCAATAATGTGTTCCGTCTATCCAGTAAAGAAGGGTACTTGAATGCTTTGATACCGCAAGCGCATTTGACACATACCGATTTTCTCGATAGAAATGCGGAAGCTGGCAGGGGAGATTCCTGCTGA
- a CDS encoding purine-nucleoside phosphorylase encodes MQAEAIKQAADYIKGKLTAEPKIGLILGSGLGVLADEITETTIVPYGDIPGFPISTVSGHKGQLVIGMLEGQQVIAMQGRFHFYEGYPMELVTLPVRVMKALGVQKLIVTNAAGGINESFEPGDLMLITDHINNMGTNPLIGPNDEELGARFPDMSSVYSKELLGHARDVAAKIGLDVKEGVYVGNTGPSYETGAEVRMLRIWGGDAVGMSTVPEVIVASHAKMDVLGISCISNMAAGILDQPLTHAEVMETTSKVREDFLRFVKEIVRQLPMD; translated from the coding sequence ATGCAGGCAGAAGCTATCAAACAGGCAGCAGACTATATCAAGGGGAAATTGACTGCCGAACCGAAGATTGGTTTGATCCTGGGATCGGGCCTGGGGGTATTGGCCGATGAGATTACAGAGACGACCATTGTGCCCTACGGGGATATCCCGGGTTTTCCGATATCGACGGTCAGCGGTCATAAAGGACAGCTAGTCATCGGCATGCTGGAAGGACAGCAAGTGATTGCCATGCAAGGACGTTTTCATTTTTATGAAGGATATCCGATGGAGCTTGTGACATTGCCCGTCCGCGTCATGAAAGCACTTGGCGTACAGAAGCTGATTGTCACCAATGCGGCTGGCGGTATCAATGAAAGCTTCGAGCCTGGCGACTTGATGCTGATCACCGACCATATCAATAATATGGGCACAAATCCGCTGATCGGTCCAAACGATGAAGAATTGGGAGCGCGTTTCCCGGATATGTCTTCTGTCTACAGCAAAGAGCTTCTTGGACACGCTCGAGATGTAGCAGCAAAAATCGGTTTGGATGTAAAAGAAGGAGTTTATGTGGGCAATACAGGTCCTTCCTATGAAACAGGTGCCGAAGTCCGGATGCTTCGTATCTGGGGAGGGGACGCAGTCGGCATGTCAACCGTTCCGGAGGTCATCGTGGCCAGTCATGCTAAAATGGACGTTTTGGGAATTTCCTGTATTTCCAACATGGCAGCCGGCATCCTTGATCAGCCGCTGACACATGCTGAAGTGATGGAAACGACAAGCAAGGTTCGGGAAGATTTTCTCCGTTTCGTAAAAGAAATCGTCAGACAGCTTCCGATGGACTGA
- a CDS encoding DUF4227 family protein, producing the protein MKRFIFDTCKLLVVFVACSAFFYFGLRFIHSEYESYHRYDPPEGNAVKVAAMEQESLVDRMTLFFRLGE; encoded by the coding sequence ATGAAACGATTCATCTTCGACACGTGCAAGCTGCTTGTCGTGTTTGTCGCTTGCTCTGCATTTTTTTATTTCGGTCTGCGGTTCATCCATAGTGAATACGAGAGCTATCACCGTTATGATCCGCCAGAGGGCAATGCAGTGAAAGTGGCAGCCATGGAGCAGGAAAGCCTAGTGGATAGGATGACGTTATTTTTCCGGTTAGGGGAGTAG
- a CDS encoding aldo/keto reductase, protein MQKRRVGTSDLYVSEISLGTMSIGTDEQQGIRLLHEAQDLGINYFDTADLYDRGKNEEIVGKAFKGRRDKVILASKVGNRLDPGGESWHWDASKEYIISQVKTSLRRLQTDYLDLYQLHGGTMEDNIDETIDAFETLKKEGLIRYYGISSIRPNVIREYVKRSNIVSVMMQYSLLDRRPEEQALDLLEGNNISVFARGSVAKGMLSDRASEKVKQKGADGYLTHSYEELLEASEKLGVLADQEQTSATSLAVRYVLQHPALASAVMGASSLEQVKQNAALHTDRLPEALYEKLQGFTRQIRYTDHR, encoded by the coding sequence ATGCAGAAAAGACGTGTAGGTACTTCCGATCTTTATGTTTCCGAAATATCCCTCGGGACAATGAGCATCGGAACAGATGAGCAGCAAGGAATCCGGCTGCTGCATGAAGCACAGGATCTTGGCATCAATTATTTCGATACGGCCGATTTATATGATCGAGGAAAAAATGAAGAAATTGTCGGAAAAGCTTTCAAGGGCCGGAGAGATAAGGTGATCCTCGCCAGCAAAGTCGGCAACAGGCTGGATCCCGGCGGAGAGTCTTGGCATTGGGATGCCAGCAAGGAATATATCATATCCCAGGTCAAGACGAGTCTTCGCAGACTGCAAACAGATTATCTGGATCTCTATCAGCTCCATGGCGGAACGATGGAAGATAATATCGATGAAACGATAGATGCCTTCGAAACATTGAAAAAAGAAGGTTTGATCCGCTACTATGGCATCTCGTCCATCCGGCCGAATGTCATACGTGAATACGTAAAGCGCTCCAATATCGTCAGCGTCATGATGCAGTACAGCCTGCTGGACCGAAGACCCGAGGAGCAGGCACTTGACCTGCTGGAAGGGAACAATATCAGTGTATTTGCACGAGGAAGCGTTGCCAAAGGCATGCTGAGTGACAGGGCAAGCGAGAAAGTAAAGCAAAAAGGGGCGGATGGCTATTTGACCCACTCCTATGAAGAGCTGCTGGAAGCCAGTGAAAAGCTTGGTGTCTTGGCTGATCAGGAGCAGACTTCCGCCACCTCGTTAGCTGTGCGTTATGTGCTGCAGCATCCGGCTTTGGCCAGTGCCGTGATGGGTGCAAGCTCTTTGGAGCAAGTGAAGCAAAATGCCGCACTCCATACAGATCGACTTCCGGAAGCACTATATGAAAAGCTTCAGGGATTTACGCGGCAGATTCGATATACCGATCATCGATAA
- a CDS encoding Fur family transcriptional regulator has translation MEHRIERIKKQLHAQSYKLTPQREATVRVLLEREEDHLSAEDVYLLVKEKAPEIGLATVYRTLELLSELKIVDKINFGDGVSRYDLRKEGATHFHHHLVCMECGSVEEIDEDLLEDVEKIVQSDWGFKVKDHRLTFHGICRVCQASEKVGELEAAAVQVNRTS, from the coding sequence TTGGAACACCGCATTGAACGCATAAAGAAGCAATTACATGCGCAGAGCTACAAGCTTACACCGCAGCGGGAAGCGACGGTACGTGTGCTGCTGGAGCGAGAAGAGGATCATTTAAGCGCTGAAGACGTCTACCTCCTCGTAAAGGAAAAAGCACCTGAAATCGGCTTGGCTACTGTTTATCGGACACTGGAATTATTATCGGAATTGAAAATCGTTGATAAAATAAACTTCGGGGACGGCGTTTCACGTTACGACCTCCGCAAAGAAGGCGCCACGCATTTCCATCACCATCTTGTCTGCATGGAATGCGGATCGGTGGAGGAGATTGACGAGGACTTGCTGGAGGATGTCGAAAAGATCGTCCAGAGTGATTGGGGATTCAAGGTGAAGGATCACCGTCTCACATTCCATGGCATCTGCCGGGTCTGTCAGGCCAGTGAGAAGGTAGGGGAACTTGAAGCAGCTGCAGTTCAGGTGAATCGGACATCATAA
- the deoB gene encoding phosphopentomutase, whose translation MDFKRVFLIVMDSVGIGEAPDAEAFGDKGADTLGHIAAYRKGLKMPNMASLGLGNIREVEGIQAAAQPKAFYTKMQEASNGKDTMTGHWEIMGLRIDQPFRTFPDGFPDALLDELKQRTGRGIIGNKPASGTEILDELGEKHMESGDMIVYTSADSVLQIAAHEDIIPLDELYEICEIARELTLDDPYMVGRIIARPFIGEPGAFERTSNRHDYALKPFGRTTMNSLQNANFDVIALGKISDIYDGEGVTKAIRTKDNEDGMTKIVESMEEDFTGISFLNLVDFDAKYGHRRDPEGYAQALEDFDKRLPEVLDRLKEDDLLIITADHGNDPVHHGTDHTREYVPLIVYHTGSEQGEELPLRNTFADIAATIADNFGIEKPEHGTSFLQALKKGK comes from the coding sequence TTGGATTTCAAACGCGTATTTCTTATAGTAATGGATTCTGTCGGCATTGGGGAAGCCCCCGATGCGGAAGCTTTTGGCGATAAAGGGGCCGATACCCTGGGGCACATCGCTGCTTATCGAAAAGGGCTGAAAATGCCGAATATGGCATCTTTGGGGCTAGGCAACATCAGGGAAGTGGAAGGTATACAGGCTGCAGCCCAGCCGAAAGCTTTTTACACAAAAATGCAGGAAGCATCGAATGGTAAAGATACCATGACAGGGCACTGGGAGATCATGGGCCTGCGTATCGATCAGCCTTTCCGCACGTTCCCGGACGGGTTCCCGGATGCACTGCTCGATGAATTGAAGCAGCGGACCGGACGCGGCATCATCGGAAATAAACCAGCCTCCGGTACGGAAATATTGGATGAGCTTGGAGAAAAGCATATGGAATCCGGCGATATGATCGTTTATACATCAGCTGATTCCGTGCTTCAGATCGCAGCTCATGAAGACATCATCCCGCTTGATGAATTGTATGAGATCTGTGAAATCGCCCGCGAGCTGACATTGGATGATCCTTATATGGTGGGGCGTATCATCGCTCGTCCATTCATCGGTGAACCAGGAGCATTCGAACGTACATCGAACCGTCATGATTATGCATTGAAGCCTTTCGGCAGAACGACGATGAACAGCTTGCAGAATGCAAACTTCGATGTCATCGCATTAGGGAAAATTTCCGATATCTATGACGGTGAAGGTGTGACGAAAGCGATTCGCACGAAGGATAATGAAGATGGTATGACCAAGATTGTGGAAAGCATGGAAGAGGACTTCACAGGTATCAGTTTCTTGAACCTGGTCGATTTCGATGCGAAATACGGACATCGGCGCGATCCAGAAGGATATGCACAGGCGCTGGAGGATTTCGACAAACGGCTTCCGGAAGTATTGGATAGGCTCAAGGAAGATGATTTGTTGATCATAACCGCAGACCATGGTAATGACCCTGTTCATCATGGGACGGATCATACTCGTGAGTATGTACCATTGATCGTTTATCATACTGGCAGCGAGCAAGGGGAAGAACTTCCTTTGCGGAATACCTTTGCCGATATCGCAGCAACGATTGCGGATAATTTCGGTATCGAGAAACCAGAGCACGGAACGAGCTTTTTACAAGCATTGAAAAAGGGGAAATGA
- the xerD gene encoding site-specific tyrosine recombinase XerD — translation MQEALDDFIHYLQIERGLSENTLQSYARDLRTYARYLQENEVREWAHVTRAKLTAYLRWLHDDGKSAATIARTLSSIRLFHQFLLREYGLKEDPTIHIDTPKKERKLPKILSSDEVDKLLTCPGTDILAIRNRAMLETLYATGLRVSELLALEMDDLHLEMGFVRCFGKGSKERIVPLGDMARARLEDYMNRSRKQLLKSKASDILFVNHHGNQLSRQGFWKVLKQIARDAGIQKEITPHTLRHSFATHLLENGADLRAVQEMLGHADISTTQIYTHVTKTRLKDIYKTHHPRA, via the coding sequence ATGCAGGAAGCACTGGATGACTTTATCCATTATTTGCAGATTGAACGGGGCCTTTCGGAGAATACACTTCAATCCTACGCCCGGGATCTGCGTACATATGCAAGATATCTCCAGGAAAATGAGGTGCGGGAATGGGCCCATGTCACTCGTGCCAAATTGACTGCCTATTTGCGCTGGCTGCATGATGACGGGAAGTCTGCTGCCACGATCGCCCGGACACTGTCCAGCATCCGTCTTTTCCATCAGTTCCTGCTGCGGGAATATGGACTGAAGGAAGATCCGACCATACATATCGATACACCGAAGAAAGAACGCAAGCTGCCGAAGATCCTCTCTTCCGATGAAGTGGACAAGCTGCTGACTTGCCCGGGTACGGACATTCTGGCGATCCGGAATCGTGCCATGCTGGAAACATTGTATGCAACAGGATTGCGTGTATCCGAACTCTTGGCATTGGAAATGGATGATCTTCATTTGGAAATGGGCTTTGTCCGCTGCTTCGGGAAAGGATCGAAGGAGCGCATCGTCCCGCTAGGGGATATGGCAAGGGCGCGGCTTGAGGACTATATGAACAGGTCCCGCAAACAGCTGCTGAAGTCCAAAGCCAGTGATATCTTATTCGTGAACCATCATGGGAACCAGCTATCACGCCAAGGCTTTTGGAAGGTATTGAAACAAATAGCCCGCGATGCCGGGATACAAAAGGAAATAACCCCTCACACATTGCGTCATTCATTTGCGACGCATCTGCTGGAGAATGGGGCTGATTTGCGTGCTGTTCAGGAAATGCTCGGCCATGCGGATATCAGCACGACCCAGATTTACACACATGTGACCAAAACAAGACTGAAGGATATTTACAAGACACATCATCCTCGGGCTTAG
- the spoIIM gene encoding stage II sporulation protein M, whose product MKQREFILIHHLKQHATSYLFMLVLFLIGIIFGAVIVNSMNFTQKEDLFYYLERFFAQLQQGQAISKQEILQSSFLAHLKFLLFLYVLGLSIIGIPIIWMLLFSKGLMMGFSVGFLVNQLGWKGLMLAAAAVAPQNLVIIPLYLIAGTSAMLFSVTLLRKLIAKRSPLSLRRYFFQYSIIFLLLIIGSTAAAMMETFVANPLLSMLVNDLL is encoded by the coding sequence ATGAAGCAGCGGGAGTTTATTCTTATTCATCATCTGAAACAGCATGCGACAAGCTACTTATTCATGCTGGTATTATTCCTGATCGGTATCATTTTTGGGGCAGTCATCGTCAACAGCATGAATTTCACACAGAAGGAAGACCTTTTTTACTACTTGGAACGTTTTTTCGCCCAGCTACAGCAAGGCCAAGCAATCAGCAAACAGGAGATTCTCCAGTCGAGTTTCCTCGCCCATCTCAAGTTCCTGCTGTTCCTATATGTTCTCGGTCTGTCCATCATCGGCATCCCCATCATTTGGATGCTGCTGTTCAGCAAGGGGCTGATGATGGGCTTCAGTGTAGGCTTCCTCGTCAACCAGCTGGGGTGGAAAGGCCTTATGCTGGCAGCTGCTGCTGTAGCTCCGCAAAATCTTGTGATCATACCGCTATATCTGATTGCCGGGACAAGTGCGATGCTGTTTTCTGTGACATTGTTGCGCAAGCTGATCGCCAAGCGGTCACCATTATCATTAAGGCGCTATTTTTTCCAATACAGTATCATCTTCCTCTTGCTTATTATCGGTTCGACTGCAGCGGCGATGATGGAAACTTTTGTTGCCAACCCGCTTCTTTCCATGCTTGTGAACGATTTGCTGTAA
- a CDS encoding glycerophosphodiester phosphodiesterase has product MSTKIFAHRGASKYAPENTMAAFRLAELMQADGIETDVQLTKDQVPVIIHDESINRTTNKRGLVRKLTYEELRQADAGAWFSRDYAGEKIMSLDDFLEWFKKTPMLLNLELKTNKYPYPGIEEIVLNRLTEHGMKERTTISSFHADTIRRIAKLDPEMDTGFLTSRRPRQLFSLMDAIGAKALHPKYRLLNKKLIQDCLQHQVPIRVYTVNQPVYILRALEADCDVIISDVPDRALELQKGYNTS; this is encoded by the coding sequence ATGTCTACCAAAATTTTTGCACATCGAGGTGCCAGCAAATATGCTCCGGAAAATACGATGGCCGCTTTCCGGCTGGCAGAACTGATGCAGGCTGATGGCATCGAAACCGATGTGCAGCTGACGAAAGACCAAGTACCTGTCATCATTCATGATGAGAGCATCAATCGTACGACCAATAAACGCGGATTGGTGCGGAAGCTTACATACGAAGAATTGCGCCAAGCGGATGCAGGCGCCTGGTTTTCGCGTGACTATGCCGGCGAAAAGATCATGTCATTGGATGATTTTCTCGAATGGTTCAAAAAGACTCCCATGCTTCTCAACCTGGAGCTGAAGACAAATAAGTATCCTTACCCTGGAATAGAGGAAATTGTCTTAAACCGGCTGACGGAGCATGGAATGAAAGAAAGGACGACCATTTCGAGTTTTCATGCCGATACCATCCGCCGTATCGCCAAGCTTGATCCCGAAATGGATACAGGCTTTCTTACATCCAGACGGCCGCGTCAGCTCTTTTCCTTGATGGATGCAATCGGAGCAAAGGCTTTGCATCCGAAATACCGTTTGCTTAACAAAAAGCTGATTCAGGATTGCCTGCAGCATCAGGTTCCGATCCGGGTATATACAGTCAATCAGCCTGTTTATATACTGCGGGCTCTGGAAGCCGATTGTGATGTGATCATTTCGGATGTGCCGGATCGGGCCCTGGAATTGCAAAAGGGTTATAACACTAGTTAA